Proteins from one Azospirillum brasilense genomic window:
- a CDS encoding MarR family winged helix-turn-helix transcriptional regulator, producing MQSNDPSIPAPTAAPDFPSNFGIHLFRAAHLWRREANKVLAESGFSSSVISPLMLLNELGDGMRQRDLAEEMGVEGPSLVRLLDSLEAAKLVERREAPDDRRAKTLHLTDEGRDMLVRVNTALNDVRRRLLEGASGPEIAGAMRAMAAIESNARAMKG from the coding sequence ATGCAATCGAACGACCCGTCCATCCCCGCTCCCACCGCCGCCCCGGACTTTCCGTCCAACTTCGGCATCCACCTGTTCCGCGCCGCCCATCTGTGGCGGCGGGAAGCGAACAAGGTGCTGGCGGAGAGCGGCTTCTCCTCCTCCGTCATCTCGCCGCTGATGCTTCTCAACGAACTCGGCGACGGGATGCGCCAGCGCGATCTGGCCGAGGAGATGGGAGTGGAGGGGCCGTCGCTGGTCCGGCTGCTCGACAGCCTGGAGGCCGCGAAGCTGGTCGAGCGCCGGGAGGCGCCGGACGACCGGCGGGCCAAGACCCTGCACCTGACCGACGAGGGCCGCGACATGCTGGTCCGCGTGAACACCGCGCTGAACGACGTGCGGCGGCGCCTGCTCGAAGGCGCCTCCGGTCCGGAGATCGCCGGTGCCATGCGGGCCATGGCGGCGATTGAGTCGAACGCTCGAGCCATGAAGGGCTGA
- a CDS encoding CaiB/BaiF CoA transferase family protein, which yields MPGPLSHVRVLELSRVLAGPWAAQTLADLGADVIKVERPGAGDDTRAWGPPWAGEESAYFLSTNRGKRSITIDFERPEGQELVRKLAAQADVVIENFKVGGLVKYGLDYDSLKAVNPGLVYCSITGFGQDGPYAKRAGYDFMIQGMGGLMSITGQPDAEAGGGPVKVGVAVTDVFTGLYATIGVLGALAHRDRTGEGQWVNLALLDVQVAVLANQAMNYLVGGKAPQRLGNAHPNIVPYQAFATLDGHIILSVGNDGQFAKFCQVAGRPELAQDPRYATNPARVANRKELVPILELLLEQRTSRDWLSALEAVGVPCGPINDVSQVFADPHVQARHIHQDLPHPTAGTVPTVASPIRYSATPIEHTVAPPTLGQHTDAVLEQALGLCAADIAALREKGVV from the coding sequence ATGCCCGGCCCGCTTTCCCATGTCCGTGTCCTGGAACTCTCCCGCGTGCTCGCCGGGCCGTGGGCGGCGCAGACGCTGGCCGATCTCGGCGCCGACGTCATCAAGGTCGAACGGCCCGGCGCCGGGGACGACACCCGCGCCTGGGGTCCCCCCTGGGCCGGGGAGGAGTCGGCCTATTTCCTCTCCACCAACCGTGGCAAGCGGTCGATCACCATCGACTTCGAACGCCCGGAAGGCCAGGAGCTGGTCCGCAAGCTGGCCGCCCAGGCCGATGTGGTCATCGAGAACTTCAAGGTCGGCGGGCTGGTCAAGTACGGGCTGGACTATGACAGCCTGAAGGCGGTCAACCCCGGCCTCGTCTACTGTTCGATCACCGGATTCGGGCAGGACGGTCCCTACGCCAAGCGCGCCGGCTACGATTTCATGATCCAGGGCATGGGCGGGCTGATGAGCATCACCGGCCAGCCCGACGCCGAGGCGGGCGGCGGACCGGTCAAGGTCGGCGTCGCGGTGACCGACGTCTTCACCGGCCTCTACGCCACCATCGGCGTGCTCGGCGCGCTGGCCCACCGCGACCGGACGGGGGAGGGGCAGTGGGTGAACCTCGCCCTGCTCGACGTGCAGGTGGCGGTGCTGGCGAACCAGGCCATGAACTATCTGGTTGGCGGCAAGGCGCCGCAGCGTCTTGGCAACGCCCACCCGAACATCGTGCCCTATCAGGCCTTCGCCACGCTGGACGGCCACATCATCCTGTCGGTCGGCAACGACGGGCAGTTCGCCAAGTTCTGTCAGGTCGCCGGACGTCCGGAGCTGGCGCAGGACCCGCGCTACGCCACCAACCCGGCCCGCGTCGCCAACCGCAAGGAGCTGGTGCCGATCCTGGAACTGCTGCTGGAGCAGCGGACCAGCCGCGACTGGCTGTCGGCTCTGGAGGCGGTGGGCGTGCCCTGCGGGCCGATCAACGACGTGTCGCAGGTCTTCGCCGACCCCCACGTCCAGGCACGCCACATCCACCAGGACCTGCCGCACCCGACCGCCGGGACGGTGCCGACGGTGGCGAGCCCGATCCGCTACTCCGCGACCCCCATCGAGCACACGGTGGCGCCGCCGACGCTCGGCCAGCACACCGACGCCGTGCTGGAGCAGGCGCTGGGCCTATGCGCGGCGGACATCGCGGCCCTGCGGGAGAAGGGCGTGGTCTGA
- a CDS encoding SLC13 family permease, translated as MTLDQGLAFGIIGAVIALLIWDKLRYDLVAMLALLAAVAVGIVKPKDAFSGFSDDIVIIVGSALVVSAAVGRSGIVEEVMRPLSARMKTVPAQIIVLTGAVTLLSAVVKNIGALAIFMPIAMQVARRNGTKVSSLLMPMAFGSLLGGLMTLVGTSPNIIVSRLRNEMVGEPFTMFDFTPVGLTIAVAGVAFLTVGYRLLPTGRQAATGSAGGFSIDDYTAEALLPEKSPFVGKTVADLEAYGEGDVTVAAIIRGRHRRHIPSGHWVLLAGDVLVLEADTQALGDLVKHAGLELMHEKELEGVQSDEDLAVLEAVVEPRSPLIGSNVEDVELRERYGANLLALSRRGRPIRQRLRRVRFQPGDLVVLQARAAGLSDTLNELGCLPLAERNLSIGRRRKRRIALAVMAVTIGLVATSLVPVTLAFFGAAVAMTALRVITLKEAYESIELPILVLLGALIPVSEALRTTGGTELIAGWLSIAAQGLPPVGALALMLVAAMAVTPFLNNAATVLVMAPIAASLANHLGLRPDAFLMAVAVGAGCDFLTPIGHQCNTLVMGPGGYRFSDYARLGLPLSLIVIVLGTTAIALFWPLMPH; from the coding sequence ATGACGCTCGACCAGGGACTCGCCTTCGGCATCATCGGCGCGGTGATCGCGCTGCTGATCTGGGACAAGCTGCGCTACGATCTCGTCGCCATGCTGGCGCTGCTGGCGGCGGTGGCCGTCGGGATCGTCAAGCCAAAGGACGCCTTCAGCGGCTTCTCCGACGACATCGTCATCATCGTCGGCTCGGCGCTGGTGGTCAGCGCGGCGGTCGGCCGCTCCGGCATCGTCGAGGAGGTGATGCGCCCCCTCAGCGCCCGCATGAAGACCGTGCCGGCGCAGATCATCGTATTGACGGGGGCGGTGACGCTGCTGTCGGCGGTGGTCAAGAACATCGGGGCGCTCGCCATCTTCATGCCCATCGCCATGCAGGTGGCGCGGCGCAACGGCACGAAGGTGTCGTCGCTGCTGATGCCCATGGCCTTCGGCTCGCTGCTGGGCGGGCTGATGACTCTGGTCGGCACCTCCCCCAACATCATCGTCAGCCGCCTGCGCAACGAGATGGTCGGCGAGCCCTTCACCATGTTCGACTTCACGCCGGTCGGCCTGACCATCGCGGTGGCGGGTGTGGCCTTCCTGACGGTCGGCTACCGCCTGCTGCCCACGGGACGCCAGGCGGCCACGGGGAGCGCCGGGGGCTTTTCCATCGACGACTACACGGCGGAGGCGCTGCTGCCGGAGAAGTCGCCCTTCGTCGGCAAGACGGTCGCCGACCTGGAGGCCTACGGCGAGGGCGACGTGACGGTCGCGGCGATCATCCGCGGGCGGCACCGCCGCCACATCCCGTCCGGCCACTGGGTGCTGCTCGCAGGAGACGTGCTGGTGCTGGAGGCTGACACCCAGGCGCTGGGCGACCTCGTGAAGCACGCCGGCCTGGAGCTGATGCACGAGAAGGAGCTGGAAGGGGTGCAGAGCGACGAGGATCTGGCGGTCCTCGAAGCGGTGGTGGAGCCGCGCTCGCCCCTGATCGGCAGCAACGTGGAGGATGTCGAGCTGCGCGAGCGCTACGGCGCCAACCTGTTGGCGCTCAGCCGGCGCGGCCGGCCGATCCGCCAGCGGCTGCGCCGCGTCCGCTTCCAGCCGGGCGATCTGGTGGTGCTCCAGGCACGGGCGGCCGGGCTGTCGGACACGCTGAACGAACTCGGCTGCCTGCCGCTGGCGGAGCGCAACCTGTCCATCGGGCGGCGGCGCAAGCGGCGGATCGCGCTGGCGGTGATGGCGGTGACCATCGGGCTGGTGGCAACCAGCCTCGTCCCGGTGACTCTGGCCTTCTTCGGCGCCGCGGTCGCCATGACGGCGTTGCGGGTGATCACGCTGAAGGAAGCCTACGAGTCGATCGAGCTGCCGATCCTGGTGCTGCTGGGCGCCCTGATCCCGGTCAGCGAGGCGTTGCGCACCACCGGCGGGACGGAGCTGATCGCCGGCTGGCTGTCCATCGCCGCGCAGGGGCTGCCGCCCGTCGGCGCGCTGGCCCTGATGCTGGTGGCGGCGATGGCGGTGACGCCCTTCCTGAACAACGCGGCCACCGTGCTGGTGATGGCCCCCATCGCGGCCAGCCTCGCCAACCATTTGGGCCTGCGGCCCGACGCCTTCCTGATGGCGGTGGCGGTGGGGGCGGGCTGCGACTTCCTCACCCCCATCGGGCACCAGTGCAACACGCTGGTCATGGGGCCGGGCGGCTACCGTTTCAGCGACTACGCGCGGCTCGGTTTGCCGCTGTCGCTGATCGTCATCGTGCTGGGCACAACGGCGATCGCGCTGTTCTGGCCCCTGATGCCGCATTAG
- a CDS encoding aldo/keto reductase: protein MHTVTANGASIPALGFGTFRMSGPDVLRMVPEVLKLGFRHIDTAQIYGNESEVGEAIKASGLPRGEVFLTTKVWVSNYKADDFRRSVDESLAKLRTDYVDLLLLHWPNEAVPLAEQIAALNTVRAAGKTRHIGVSNFNRALLDESVRLSPAPIVTNQIEYHPYLDQSVMLEAARRHGQSVTAYYAMADGKVFKDPVLAEIAARLDRSPAQVVLRWLVQQEGVIALSKTVGEKRAAENLAVFDFELSEADMAAIHGLARPDGRIVSPDGLAPAWD from the coding sequence ATGCACACCGTGACCGCCAACGGCGCCTCCATCCCCGCCCTCGGCTTCGGCACCTTCCGCATGAGCGGCCCCGACGTGCTGCGCATGGTGCCGGAGGTCCTGAAGCTCGGCTTCCGCCACATCGACACGGCCCAGATCTACGGCAACGAGAGCGAGGTCGGCGAGGCCATCAAGGCGTCCGGCCTGCCGCGCGGCGAGGTCTTCCTGACCACCAAGGTCTGGGTCAGCAACTACAAGGCCGACGATTTCCGCCGCTCGGTGGACGAGAGCCTGGCGAAGCTGCGCACCGACTACGTGGACCTGCTGCTGCTCCATTGGCCGAACGAGGCCGTGCCGCTCGCCGAGCAGATCGCGGCGCTGAACACCGTCCGGGCCGCCGGCAAGACCCGCCACATCGGCGTCAGCAACTTCAACCGGGCGCTGCTGGACGAGTCCGTGCGCCTCAGCCCGGCGCCCATCGTGACCAACCAGATCGAATACCATCCCTATCTCGACCAGTCGGTGATGCTGGAGGCGGCGCGCCGCCACGGCCAGTCGGTCACCGCCTATTACGCCATGGCCGACGGCAAGGTCTTCAAGGACCCCGTGCTGGCCGAGATCGCCGCCCGGCTGGACCGGAGCCCCGCCCAGGTGGTCCTGCGCTGGCTGGTGCAGCAGGAGGGGGTGATTGCCCTGTCGAAGACGGTCGGCGAGAAGCGCGCCGCCGAGAACCTCGCCGTCTTCGACTTTGAACTGTCGGAGGCGGACATGGCGGCCATCCATGGCCTCGCCCGCCCCGACGGGCGGATCGTCAGCCCGGACGGTCTGGCCCCCGCCTGGGATTGA
- a CDS encoding LysR family transcriptional regulator, with product MSDSRAWDMRVFLRVAALGSFSAAGREVGMTPSSTAKLVTRLEERLGVRLVERSTRRLRLTAEGELYRERAESLLGDLDAMEAEVAGGARSPTGLIRISVSVPFGRHCLLPLLPDFTRAYLGIRLDLTLTDEVVDLYAARTDVAFRAGRLSDSALLAVRLGDVRRRIVASPDYLERKGTPESAADLERHDCLGFNFRRAAAVWPLKSGGRLVDREIDTRIVANNGETVRHMALLGLGLARLAEYHIRADLAEGRLVSVLDDVLVDREEIHAVYTGRERVPHRVRAFLDHMTPRMRACLQ from the coding sequence ATGAGCGACAGCCGCGCCTGGGACATGAGGGTCTTCCTGCGCGTCGCGGCGCTGGGCAGCTTCAGCGCCGCCGGGCGCGAGGTCGGCATGACCCCGTCCTCCACCGCCAAGCTGGTGACCCGGCTGGAGGAGCGGCTCGGTGTGCGGCTGGTCGAACGCTCCACCCGCCGGCTGCGCCTGACCGCGGAGGGGGAGCTGTACCGCGAGCGGGCCGAGAGCCTGCTGGGCGATCTCGACGCCATGGAGGCGGAGGTGGCGGGCGGCGCCCGCTCGCCCACCGGCCTGATCCGCATCAGCGTGTCGGTGCCCTTCGGGCGGCATTGCCTGCTGCCGCTGCTGCCCGACTTCACGCGGGCCTATCTCGGCATCCGCCTGGACCTGACCCTGACCGACGAGGTGGTGGACCTCTACGCGGCGCGGACCGACGTGGCCTTCCGCGCCGGGCGGCTGTCCGACTCGGCGCTGCTGGCGGTGCGGCTGGGCGACGTGCGGCGGCGCATCGTGGCGTCGCCGGATTATCTGGAGCGCAAAGGCACGCCGGAGAGCGCCGCCGATCTGGAGCGCCACGACTGCCTGGGCTTCAACTTCCGCCGCGCCGCCGCGGTCTGGCCGCTGAAGTCCGGCGGGCGGCTGGTCGACCGCGAGATCGACACGCGCATCGTCGCCAACAACGGCGAGACGGTGCGCCACATGGCCCTGCTCGGCCTCGGTCTGGCCCGGCTGGCCGAATACCACATCCGCGCCGACCTCGCCGAGGGGCGGCTGGTCAGCGTGCTCGACGACGTGCTGGTCGACCGCGAGGAGATCCACGCCGTCTACACCGGGCGGGAGCGGGTGCCGCACCGGGTCCGCGCCTTTCTCGACCACATGACGCCGCGGATGCGCGCATGCCTGCAATGA
- a CDS encoding MFS transporter, translating to MPLALLALAISAYAIGTTEFVIVGLLPTVATDLNVSLPMAGMVVSVYALGVTVGAPVLTALTGRLRRKPLLLGLMGLFIAGNLLAGVSPNYETLLAARVLSAFAHGVFFSVGATIAADLVPEDKRASAIAMMFSGLTIAIVTGVPMGTWIGQHFGWRATFLAVSALGVIGALGVAALVPAKLSQPPAAGLGTQVRVLAKPRLLLAFAITALGYGGTFVAFTYLAPILETITGFSSGTVSLVLVLYGAAIAVGNMVGGRVANRNPVRALAWLFALQAAVLIVFTFTASSPVPALVTLAGMGALAFANVPGLQLYVVQLAQRHAPGAVDVASALNIAAFNLGIAAGAFFGGRVVDSALGLAATPWVGGLFVLGGLALTLLSGALDRKDGRQGAAIAQSA from the coding sequence ATGCCACTCGCACTGCTGGCGCTGGCAATCAGCGCCTATGCCATCGGAACGACGGAGTTCGTCATCGTCGGCCTGCTGCCGACCGTCGCCACCGACCTGAACGTCAGCCTGCCGATGGCCGGCATGGTGGTCAGCGTCTACGCCCTGGGTGTCACCGTCGGCGCCCCGGTCCTGACCGCGTTGACCGGCCGGCTGCGGCGCAAGCCGCTGCTGCTCGGCCTGATGGGCCTCTTCATCGCCGGCAACCTGCTGGCCGGGGTCAGCCCGAATTATGAGACGCTGCTGGCCGCCCGCGTGCTCAGCGCCTTCGCCCACGGCGTCTTCTTCTCGGTCGGCGCGACCATCGCCGCCGATCTGGTGCCGGAGGACAAGCGCGCCTCGGCCATCGCCATGATGTTCTCCGGCCTGACCATCGCCATCGTCACCGGCGTGCCGATGGGCACCTGGATCGGCCAGCATTTCGGCTGGCGCGCCACCTTCCTGGCGGTGTCCGCTCTGGGCGTGATCGGCGCGCTGGGTGTGGCCGCGTTGGTCCCGGCAAAGCTCAGCCAGCCGCCCGCCGCCGGCCTCGGCACGCAGGTCCGCGTGCTGGCCAAGCCGCGCCTGCTGCTGGCCTTCGCCATCACGGCGCTGGGCTATGGCGGGACCTTCGTCGCCTTCACCTATCTGGCGCCGATCCTGGAGACAATCACCGGCTTCTCCAGCGGCACGGTCAGTCTCGTCCTGGTGCTCTACGGCGCGGCCATCGCGGTCGGCAACATGGTGGGCGGCAGGGTCGCCAACCGCAACCCGGTCCGCGCGTTGGCGTGGCTGTTCGCCCTCCAGGCCGCCGTTCTGATCGTCTTCACCTTCACCGCCTCCAGCCCCGTTCCGGCGCTGGTCACGCTGGCGGGCATGGGCGCGCTGGCCTTCGCCAACGTGCCGGGGCTCCAGCTCTATGTCGTGCAGTTGGCGCAGCGCCACGCGCCGGGCGCGGTGGACGTGGCCTCGGCCCTGAACATCGCCGCCTTCAACTTGGGCATCGCCGCCGGCGCCTTCTTCGGCGGGCGGGTGGTGGACAGCGCCCTCGGCCTCGCGGCAACACCGTGGGTGGGTGGGCTGTTCGTCCTGGGTGGGCTGGCATTGACCCTGCTCAGCGGCGCGCTCGACCGCAAGGACGGGCGCCAAGGCGCCGCCATCGCGCAATCTGCCTGA
- a CDS encoding DMT family transporter, which yields MIASSTPSSAATDTRLGILLMLLGMSLFTINDALGKWLVADYPVAMLLAIRSLFGAMLLAPLILREGVRSVFAVKRLPLHLLRVGCVAGEVACFYWAVRSLPLANVMTIYMAAPLIVTALSVPLLGEKVGWRRWVAVVVGFAGVVIVLNPTGQFDAVPSLVALFGTLVFSTGLISTRLLRDSSNLSLVSFQTFGTGLLGGAALPLVWVPPPGLDFLLLGALGVTALAGHAAMNRSLQLSPAAVVVPFQYVSIIWAVVLDLLVWGTAPTLRIIVGALLIIGSGLFVFHREQALNRGAAAEANASGGPGA from the coding sequence ATGATCGCCTCCAGCACCCCGTCCTCCGCCGCCACCGACACCCGCCTGGGCATCCTGCTGATGCTGCTGGGCATGTCGCTGTTCACCATCAACGACGCGCTCGGCAAATGGCTGGTCGCCGACTATCCGGTGGCGATGCTGCTGGCCATCCGCAGCCTGTTCGGCGCGATGCTGCTGGCCCCGCTGATTCTGCGCGAGGGGGTGCGGTCGGTCTTCGCGGTGAAGCGGCTGCCGTTGCATCTTCTGCGCGTCGGCTGCGTGGCGGGGGAGGTCGCGTGCTTCTACTGGGCGGTGCGGTCGCTGCCGCTCGCCAACGTCATGACCATCTACATGGCCGCCCCGCTGATCGTCACCGCCCTCTCGGTGCCGCTGCTCGGCGAGAAGGTGGGCTGGCGCCGCTGGGTCGCGGTGGTGGTCGGCTTCGCCGGGGTGGTGATCGTGCTGAACCCGACGGGCCAGTTCGACGCGGTGCCGTCGCTGGTCGCCCTGTTCGGTACGCTGGTCTTCTCCACCGGCCTGATCTCGACCCGGCTGCTGCGCGATTCGAGCAACCTGTCGCTGGTCAGTTTCCAGACCTTCGGCACCGGCCTGCTCGGCGGCGCGGCGCTGCCGCTGGTCTGGGTGCCGCCGCCGGGGCTGGACTTCCTGCTGCTGGGGGCGCTGGGCGTCACGGCGCTGGCCGGGCACGCGGCGATGAACCGCTCGCTCCAGCTCAGCCCGGCGGCGGTCGTCGTGCCGTTCCAGTATGTGTCGATCATCTGGGCGGTGGTGCTGGACCTGCTGGTTTGGGGAACGGCGCCGACCCTGCGCATCATCGTGGGCGCGCTGCTCATCATCGGCAGCGGCCTGTTCGTCTTCCACCGCGAGCAGGCGCTGAACCGCGGCGCGGCGGCCGAGGCCAACGCCAGCGGCGGCCCCGGCGCTTAA
- a CDS encoding HlyD family secretion protein: MKLFSLLIRITVTLVVTLGAVGGGWWLWDYYMNQPWTRDGRVRADVVQVSSDVAGLVTEVRVIDNQAVRKGDVLFVVDPSRYRLAVDQAEANLESARAELSFRKAEADRYAQLGNNVVSTAQRQEVASTQAKAAAAARQMEAALDLARFNLERTEVRATVDGFVTNLQLKAGNYVTAGQPVVAVIDRHSFYVVGYFEETKLPRIRVGDPVRVTIMGEPERLTGRVDSVTHAIVDRDRTEGTGLLPNVNPTFNWVRLAQRIPVRVALERVPDPRDLVAGRTVTVEVVREAEQGAPAKRVAEQ; this comes from the coding sequence GTGAAACTCTTCTCCCTCCTCATTCGGATCACGGTCACGCTGGTCGTCACGCTGGGCGCCGTCGGCGGCGGCTGGTGGCTGTGGGACTACTACATGAACCAGCCCTGGACCCGCGACGGGCGGGTGCGGGCCGACGTGGTGCAGGTGTCCTCCGACGTCGCCGGTCTGGTGACCGAGGTCCGGGTCATCGACAACCAGGCGGTCCGCAAGGGCGACGTCCTGTTCGTCGTCGATCCCAGCCGCTACCGCCTCGCCGTCGATCAGGCCGAGGCCAACCTGGAAAGCGCCCGCGCCGAGCTGTCCTTCCGCAAGGCCGAGGCCGACCGCTACGCGCAGCTTGGCAACAACGTCGTCTCCACCGCCCAGCGGCAGGAGGTCGCTTCCACCCAGGCCAAGGCCGCCGCCGCCGCCCGCCAGATGGAGGCGGCGCTCGACCTCGCCCGCTTCAACCTGGAGCGGACGGAGGTGCGGGCGACGGTGGACGGCTTCGTCACAAACCTCCAGCTCAAGGCCGGCAATTACGTGACGGCGGGCCAGCCGGTGGTCGCGGTGATCGACCGCCATTCCTTCTACGTCGTCGGCTATTTCGAGGAGACCAAGCTGCCGCGCATCCGCGTCGGCGACCCGGTCCGCGTCACCATCATGGGCGAGCCGGAGCGGCTGACCGGGCGGGTGGACAGCGTGACCCACGCCATCGTGGACCGCGACCGCACCGAAGGCACCGGCCTGCTGCCAAACGTCAACCCGACCTTCAATTGGGTCCGTCTGGCCCAGCGCATCCCCGTGCGCGTCGCGCTGGAGCGGGTGCCCGACCCCCGCGACCTCGTCGCCGGACGCACCGTGACCGTCGAGGTGGTGCGGGAGGCGGAGCAGGGAGCGCCCGCCAAGCGGGTGGCCGAGCAATGA
- a CDS encoding AsmA family protein, producing the protein MAVVKWIGYGLLGLVVTVAAGVGIALAVFDWNDARGFIARQASKALNREVTIDGDLNVRLGDPLRIRVEGLRVANAEWSDDKTMAELRVLDLQLRPWPLLRGDFEFPEIRLSGPKLLLEKNREGAANWDFGGPDPRKEAAKETVKPEDRSDLPIIETLVVEEGRLRFRDPIRKIDIDSGINTAVGGNGDQEVRLDGKGDFAGKPFTLTAAGGSLEYLRDDPKPYPLRVETAIGKTRGKIEGSIAEPVKLQGVDLSVDLRGDDLADVFPILGIPVPTTRPYAISGHLGREGDVWRFEGLNGKVGESDLSGQVAVDLGGERPRITGDLTSRKLAAIDLAGFIGASPEGRGDYPTKGRERIIPATEVPLEKLRTADMDVKFRGEHVEAPFSTLDDLDARAKLENGRLVLDPLSLGVGGGRVAGTAVLDGGRKTPALDVNLDVRQIKLARLFRETAFAQEMGGTASGRIQLKGQGSTVANILGASDGKLGVAVDGGRITSYAVKGLKTNILETLGVVLSGDKPLPFNCLVADVTVKNGLVESRALVLDTPETLVTADGTINLRSEAMDMTVLGRAKSPQIFATHVPVHVRGTLGAPDIGVNATESAARGAAAVALGVLLTPLASVLPFLDPGSDEQPHCGELVRNARSPSNANTGSSGAGKGREAAPSGSPSGKSQ; encoded by the coding sequence ATGGCCGTGGTGAAATGGATCGGCTACGGCCTGTTGGGGCTGGTGGTGACCGTGGCGGCGGGCGTCGGTATCGCTCTGGCCGTCTTCGACTGGAACGACGCCCGCGGCTTCATTGCCCGGCAGGCGTCCAAGGCGCTGAACCGCGAGGTCACCATCGACGGCGATCTCAACGTCCGGCTGGGGGACCCGCTGCGCATTCGCGTCGAGGGGCTTCGGGTCGCCAACGCGGAATGGAGCGACGACAAGACGATGGCGGAGCTGCGGGTTCTGGACCTTCAGCTTCGCCCCTGGCCGCTGCTGCGCGGCGACTTCGAGTTCCCGGAAATCCGCCTGTCGGGTCCCAAGCTGCTTCTGGAGAAGAACCGGGAGGGCGCCGCCAACTGGGATTTCGGCGGACCGGACCCGCGCAAGGAGGCGGCGAAGGAGACGGTGAAGCCGGAAGACCGCAGCGACCTGCCGATCATCGAGACGTTGGTGGTCGAGGAGGGGCGCCTGCGCTTCCGCGACCCCATCCGCAAGATCGACATCGACAGCGGCATCAACACCGCGGTCGGCGGCAACGGCGACCAGGAGGTCCGGCTGGACGGCAAGGGCGACTTCGCCGGAAAGCCTTTCACCCTGACGGCGGCCGGCGGCTCGCTGGAGTATCTGCGCGACGATCCCAAGCCCTATCCCCTGCGGGTCGAGACCGCCATCGGCAAGACCCGCGGCAAGATCGAGGGCTCCATCGCCGAACCGGTGAAGCTTCAGGGGGTGGACCTGTCGGTCGATCTGCGCGGCGACGATCTGGCGGACGTCTTCCCGATCCTGGGCATTCCCGTGCCGACGACGCGGCCCTACGCCATCTCAGGCCATCTCGGGCGCGAGGGCGATGTCTGGCGGTTCGAGGGGCTGAACGGCAAGGTGGGCGAAAGCGACCTGTCCGGTCAGGTCGCGGTGGACCTGGGCGGCGAGCGCCCCCGGATCACCGGCGACCTGACCTCGCGCAAGCTGGCGGCGATCGATCTGGCGGGCTTCATCGGTGCCTCCCCGGAAGGCCGCGGCGACTACCCGACCAAGGGGCGGGAGCGGATCATCCCGGCCACCGAGGTTCCGCTGGAGAAGCTGCGCACCGCCGACATGGACGTGAAGTTCCGCGGCGAGCATGTGGAGGCGCCCTTCTCCACGCTCGACGACCTCGACGCGCGGGCCAAGCTGGAGAACGGGCGGCTGGTGCTGGACCCGCTGTCGCTCGGCGTCGGCGGCGGGCGGGTCGCCGGGACGGCGGTGCTGGACGGCGGGCGCAAGACCCCGGCGCTGGACGTGAATCTGGACGTCCGGCAGATCAAGCTGGCCCGGCTGTTCCGCGAGACGGCCTTCGCGCAGGAAATGGGCGGCACCGCCAGCGGGCGCATACAGCTCAAGGGGCAGGGGAGCACGGTCGCCAACATCCTGGGTGCGTCGGACGGCAAGCTGGGCGTCGCCGTGGACGGCGGCCGGATCACCAGCTACGCGGTCAAGGGGCTGAAGACCAACATCCTGGAAACGCTGGGCGTCGTCCTCTCCGGCGACAAGCCCTTGCCGTTCAATTGCCTCGTCGCCGACGTGACGGTGAAGAACGGGCTGGTGGAAAGCCGCGCCCTGGTGCTCGACACGCCGGAAACGCTGGTGACGGCGGACGGCACGATCAATCTGCGCAGCGAGGCGATGGACATGACCGTGCTGGGACGCGCCAAGAGCCCGCAAATCTTCGCCACCCATGTCCCGGTCCATGTCCGCGGCACGCTGGGCGCGCCGGACATCGGGGTAAACGCGACGGAGTCGGCGGCGCGCGGCGCGGCGGCGGTGGCGCTCGGCGTCCTGCTGACGCCGCTGGCCAGCGTCCTGCCTTTTCTTGACCCAGGCAGTGACGAGCAGCCACACTGCGGCGAACTTGTCCGGAACGCCCGGTCGCCGTCGAACGCCAACACCGGCTCCAGCGGGGCCGGCAAGGGGCGCGAGGCGGCCCCATCGGGCTCCCCGTCCGGCAAATCGCAGTAA